A window of Ptychodera flava strain L36383 chromosome 1, AS_Pfla_20210202, whole genome shotgun sequence contains these coding sequences:
- the LOC139137248 gene encoding MOB kinase activator 2-like isoform X2: MDWLMGKAGRKEKKPQVEEKKLYLDPKYTSVKIVHLDFTELVKLPDGIELDEWLATFAIAFFNNINLQYGCISEFCTSTQCTVMTAPNTTVYTWLDEKGKKLKCTAAQYVDYVMTSVQKLMNEEHVFPTKYGNVFPQDYDVIVQRIFRLLLHVLAHIYQAHFEHMVMLDMTAHLNCLFTHFIYFSREFNLIESKEYILLDDLIEVLGLNNDKHRSKDVSQTANATTGR, translated from the exons GAAAGCGGGTCGGAAAGAAAAGAAGCCTCAAGTTGAAGAGAAAAAGCTGTACTTAGATCCTAAATATACCAGTGTCAAAATAGTCCATTTGGATTTTACAGAACTTGTCAAATTACCTGATGGTATTGAACTTGACGAGTGGCTTGCAACATTTG CCATAGCATTTTTTAATAACATAAACTTGCAGTACGGTTGTATATCAGAGTTCTGCACATCAACACAGTGTACAGTGATGACAGCACCAAATACAAC TGTTTACACATGGTTAGATGAGAAGGGTAAGAAGTTGAAATGCACAGCTGCACAGTATGTGGACTATGTCATGACGTCTGTTCAAAAACTTATGAATGAGGAACACGTCTTCCCAACCAAATATG GAAATGTCTTCCCACAGGACTATGATGTCATCGTCCAGAGGATATTTCGTTTGTTGCTTCATGTACTTGCACATATTTACCAAGCGCATTTTGAACACATGGTTATGTTGGACATGACGGCACATCTCAACTGTTTGTTTACacactttatttacttttcccGGGAGTTTAACTTAATTGAAAGCAAAGAGTATATCTTGTTGGACGATCTCATCGAAGTCTTAGGACTCAATAACGACAAACACAGATCCAAAGATGTATCGCAGACTGCAAATGCCACAACAGGAAGGTAG
- the LOC139137248 gene encoding MOB kinase activator 2-like isoform X1: MCRCGVVHCNVFFGICNQIYSAFCLHEFTVMGCTAFFFGRILGKAGRKEKKPQVEEKKLYLDPKYTSVKIVHLDFTELVKLPDGIELDEWLATFAIAFFNNINLQYGCISEFCTSTQCTVMTAPNTTVYTWLDEKGKKLKCTAAQYVDYVMTSVQKLMNEEHVFPTKYGNVFPQDYDVIVQRIFRLLLHVLAHIYQAHFEHMVMLDMTAHLNCLFTHFIYFSREFNLIESKEYILLDDLIEVLGLNNDKHRSKDVSQTANATTGR; the protein is encoded by the exons ATGTGTAGGTGTGGTGTCGTACATTGCAATGTCTTTTTTGGAATATGCAACCAAATATACTCAGCGTTTTGCCTCCATGAATTCACCGTGATGGGCTGTACAGCTTTCTTCTTCGGTCGAATATTAGG GAAAGCGGGTCGGAAAGAAAAGAAGCCTCAAGTTGAAGAGAAAAAGCTGTACTTAGATCCTAAATATACCAGTGTCAAAATAGTCCATTTGGATTTTACAGAACTTGTCAAATTACCTGATGGTATTGAACTTGACGAGTGGCTTGCAACATTTG CCATAGCATTTTTTAATAACATAAACTTGCAGTACGGTTGTATATCAGAGTTCTGCACATCAACACAGTGTACAGTGATGACAGCACCAAATACAAC TGTTTACACATGGTTAGATGAGAAGGGTAAGAAGTTGAAATGCACAGCTGCACAGTATGTGGACTATGTCATGACGTCTGTTCAAAAACTTATGAATGAGGAACACGTCTTCCCAACCAAATATG GAAATGTCTTCCCACAGGACTATGATGTCATCGTCCAGAGGATATTTCGTTTGTTGCTTCATGTACTTGCACATATTTACCAAGCGCATTTTGAACACATGGTTATGTTGGACATGACGGCACATCTCAACTGTTTGTTTACacactttatttacttttcccGGGAGTTTAACTTAATTGAAAGCAAAGAGTATATCTTGTTGGACGATCTCATCGAAGTCTTAGGACTCAATAACGACAAACACAGATCCAAAGATGTATCGCAGACTGCAAATGCCACAACAGGAAGGTAG
- the LOC139137227 gene encoding arylsulfatase J-like yields the protein MAIVRFLACIICWLGSAGTITTEKPPHIIFILADDLGWDDVSFHGSDQIPTPNIDDLAYNGVILHNYYVQPLCTPTRSALLTGKYPIHTGLQHFVITPDEPVGLPLNESTLANYLKKLGYATHLVGKWHLGYFAKEYTPTYRGFDSHYGFYLGHQDYYTHFTHWQNYWGFDLRHDMDVQRSVFGDYSTELFTTHAENIIRKHDPDKPLFLYFAHQAVHFSNNNQLEAPYRYTSRFPYILDERRKTYAGMVSALDESVGNVTRVLKESGLYNNSVIIFSTDNGGPSEKCESFNTPLRGTKSTLWEGGVRGDAFIHSKFLEKPKRLCSGMMHITDWLPTLYHIAGGNVSDLHHLDGFNMWDTISRDIPSPRTEILHNIDPIYANAALRVGDYKVIIGEKTSDWFVPPGITKEQKNTTIFNNISSDPRADVIHCGPVPSEAHTNCQTTKPCLYNIKDDPCEYYNLADKYPDILQMLLNKLDMYNSTALKPWVEPADPRADPKLHNYTWMPWVELTDVKTETQYH from the exons atggcaatagTACGTTTCCTAGCATGTATCATCTGCTGGCTGGGTTCTGCAGGTACAATCACAACTGAAAAACCACCGCATATCATATTCATTCTGGCTGACGACCTG GGATGGGATGACGTGAGTTTCCATGGATCTGATCAGATTCCCACCCCAAACATTGATGACTTGGCTTACAATGGAGTAATATTACACAATTACTATGTACAACCATTGTGTACACCAACTAGGTCAGCTTTGTTGACTGGCAAGTACCCTATCCACACTG GTTTACAACACTTTGTAATCACCCCGGATGAACCAGTTGGATTACCCTTGAATGAAAGCACCTTGGCGAATTACTTGAAGAAACTGGGATATGCTACTCATTTAGTTGGTAAG tGGCACCTAGGCTACTTTGCAAAGGAATACACACCAACTTACCGAGGTTTTGATTCTCACTATGGTTTTTACCTTGGGCATCAAGATTACTATACTCATTTCACACATTGG caaaattaTTGGGGTTTTGACCTTCGACACGACATGGACGTTCAAAGGTCAGTGTTTGGTGATTACAgcacagagttgtttacaacGCATGCTGAGAATATTATCAGGAAACACGATCCTGACAAG CCATTGTTTTTGTACTTTGCTCATCAAGCAGTGCACTTTTCCAATAACAATCAGCTAGAAGCTCCCTATAGGTACACCAGTAGATTTCCTTACATTCTGGATGAGAGACGTAAAACTTATGCTG GAATGGTATCAGCTCTGGATGAGTCTGTTGGCAATGTAACAAGGGTGTTGAAAGAAAGTGGTCTGTACAACAACTCTGTCATCATCTTCTCTACTGACAATGGGGGTCCATCTGAAAAGTGTGAGTCTTTCAATACCCCTCTGAGAGGTACAAAAAGTACCCTCTGGGAGGGGGGTGTGAGGGGAGATGCATTTATACACAGTAAATTCCTCGAAAAACCCAAGAGGCTCTGTTCTGGAATGATGCATATCACGGATTGGCTGCCCACATTGTATCACATAGCAGGTGGTAATGTCTCTGACTTACATCATCTGGATGGATTCAACATGTGGGACACAATATCAAG AGATATTCCGTCTCCAAGGACTGAAATCCTTCACAACATTGATCCAATATATGCCAACGCTGCTTTGAGAGTTGGAGACTATAAAGTTATCATTGGAGAGAAAACAAGTGATTGGTTTGTACCACCTGGAATAACAAAAG AACAAAAGAATACCACAATCTTCAATAACATTTCATCTGACCCAAGAGCCGATGTGATTCACTGTGGACCAGTACCGTCAGAGGCCCATACAAACTGTCAGACAACAAAACCATGTCTGTATAACATAAAAGATGATCCGTGTGAATATTACAACCTTGCTGATAAGTATCCAG ATATTCTCCAAATGTTATTAAACAAACTGGACATGTATAATTCCACTGCATTGAAACCCTGGGTGGAACCAGCTGATCCTAGAGCTGATCCTAAATTGCATAACTATACATGGATGCCGTGGGTTGAACTTACAGATGTCAAAACCGAGACACAATATCATTGA